One genomic region from Balneola sp. encodes:
- a CDS encoding GNAT family N-acetyltransferase translates to MDIKHDTTETKGTFYIEMEGKRVAEMTYSKAGAERIIIDHTDVADETRGQGLGKKLVYEAVEFARKNNLKILPLCPFARSVFSKNSEIRDVT, encoded by the coding sequence ATGGATATTAAACACGATACCACTGAAACTAAAGGCACTTTCTACATAGAGATGGAAGGTAAGCGGGTAGCCGAAATGACGTACTCCAAAGCAGGAGCTGAACGAATCATTATTGATCACACCGATGTGGCTGATGAAACCCGCGGACAAGGGTTGGGCAAGAAATTAGTATATGAAGCTGTAGAATTTGCTCGGAAAAATAACCTGAAAATTCTGCCCCTTTGCCCTTTTGCCCGGTCGGTATTTAGCAAAAATTCTGAGATTAGAGATGTTACCTAA
- a CDS encoding peptidase M23: protein MTFILLLTNQVLLPLLFVFWFYQNEPQSRSNFILQTLFTGSLVGFAWIIGPQAWTSIYIGFSVLILFIAAFIKSLTQLPQTWEFKLGDGWKNIVFTVTQILITLVFLPICVWGLTGYSTEKEGVELEFPLQDGLYIVGHGGDSPIINYHNVSKTQAYALDVSKINSAGIRAWGIHPEELDRYAIFGENLYSPCDGQVLDVTKGNPDMNPPQRGEGHPAGNHVVLECNEVEVTMAHFKQNSIVVDSAERVQKGDLLGKVGNSGNTSEPHLHIHAVKDSVGIPIRFKKRFLVRNSLVWN, encoded by the coding sequence ATGACATTTATTCTACTGCTCACCAACCAAGTTTTGCTTCCACTGCTATTTGTGTTTTGGTTCTACCAAAATGAGCCTCAAAGTCGCTCCAATTTTATTCTGCAAACTCTTTTTACAGGATCACTGGTTGGCTTCGCGTGGATTATTGGACCTCAAGCCTGGACGAGCATTTATATAGGATTTAGTGTTTTGATCCTTTTTATAGCAGCTTTCATAAAAAGTCTCACTCAATTACCTCAAACATGGGAATTTAAGCTCGGCGATGGGTGGAAAAACATCGTGTTTACAGTGACTCAAATTCTTATCACTTTAGTTTTTTTACCTATCTGTGTGTGGGGATTAACTGGCTACTCAACCGAGAAGGAAGGTGTTGAGTTAGAGTTTCCTTTGCAAGATGGACTATATATTGTAGGTCACGGTGGCGACTCACCAATCATCAACTACCATAATGTAAGTAAGACACAAGCTTATGCTTTGGATGTTTCAAAGATAAATTCCGCAGGGATTAGAGCATGGGGTATTCATCCTGAAGAATTGGATAGATATGCTATTTTTGGAGAGAATCTATATAGTCCTTGTGATGGTCAAGTTTTAGATGTTACTAAAGGGAATCCTGATATGAACCCACCACAAAGAGGAGAAGGTCACCCGGCCGGAAACCATGTGGTTTTGGAATGTAATGAAGTTGAAGTTACCATGGCTCACTTCAAACAAAATAGCATTGTTGTAGACAGCGCAGAAAGGGTACAAAAGGGAGATTTATTAGGGAAAGTCGGAAATAGTGGAAATACTTCCGAACCTCATCTTCATATCCACGCGGTGAAAGACAGCGTAGGAATACCGATTCGATTTAAAAAAAGATTCCTTGTGAGAAACAGCTTGGTTTGGAACTAG